The following coding sequences are from one Zalophus californianus isolate mZalCal1 chromosome 15, mZalCal1.pri.v2, whole genome shotgun sequence window:
- the LOC113923779 gene encoding LOW QUALITY PROTEIN: olfactory receptor 2AP1-like (The sequence of the model RefSeq protein was modified relative to this genomic sequence to represent the inferred CDS: deleted 1 base in 1 codon) yields MEKSVMEDARNQTEVQEFTLEGFPSVQHLGKVLFLVHLLAYLASIMGNILIITITWADHHLQTPMYFFLSSFSFFECCFITTVIPKLLAIFLSGRQSISFAACFTQAFVFLFLGTTVFFLMAVLSLDRYLAICKPLYYPTIMNPRMCFLLVTACLALGFNLMVVPVIMLSQSSFCGPHVIPHFFCDFEPLIHLSCSDTRSTEMLAFVLALIILLTSLIITIIAYSNIVVTIMRLPSAKEQQKAFSTCSSHLIVLSLMYGSCVFIYVKPKQRNRLDSNREAALVNTVVTPLLNPIIYTLRNKQVHQALRDALFRIRLQK; encoded by the exons atggaaaagtcagTGATGGAAGATGCAAGAAACCAGACAGAAGTTCAGGAATTCACCCTGGAGGGGTTTCCTAGTGTCCAGCACCTTGGAAAGGTTCTCTTCCTGGTGCATCTGCTGGCATACCTGGCCTCCATCATGGGAAACATACTCATAATCACCATTACCTGGGCTGACCATCACCTCCAGAcacccatgtacttcttcctcagcAGTTTCTCCTTTTTTGAATGCTGTTTTATA ACCACTGTTATTCCAAAATTGCTGGCTATCTTTCTGTCAGGGAGGCAATCAATTTCCTTTGCTGCCTGCTTCACACAagcctttgtctttcttttcctgggaACAACTGTTTTCTTCCTTATGGCTGTATTATCCCTAGATCGGTACTTGGCCATTTGCAAACCTCTGTATTACCCAACCATCATGAACCCAAGGATGTGTTTCCTTCTAGTCACTGCCTGTTTAGCTTTGGGATTCAACCTCATGGTGGTTCCAGTTATAATGCTTTCCCAGTCATCTTTCTGTGGCCCCCATGTCATCCCTCacttcttttgtgattttgagCCCCTGATTCATCTCTCTTGTTCTGATACCAGATCTACTGAAATGTTGGCCTTTGTCCTTGCTTTGATTATCCTTTTGACATCCCTTATCATAACCATCATTGCCTACAGCAACATAGTAGTCACAATCATGCGACTTCCATCAGCCAAGGAGCAACAGAAAGCTTTCTCTACCTGTTCATCTCACCTCATAGTCCTCTCTCTGATGTATGGCAGCTGTGTCTTTATATATGTGAAACCAAAGCAAAGGAACAGGCTGGACTCCAACAGGGAGGCTGCCCTTGTGAACACGGTGGTGACCCCACTGCTCAACCCTATCATCTATACACTACGGAACAAGCAGGTCCACCAGGCTCTGAGGGATGCTCTGTTCAGGATTAGATTGCAGAAATAG